One window of Vespa velutina chromosome 2, iVesVel2.1, whole genome shotgun sequence genomic DNA carries:
- the LOC124946623 gene encoding dolichyl pyrophosphate Man9GlcNAc2 alpha-1,3-glucosyltransferase-like has product MSVQTIKTAQTEYNNLFEKKDFILLSTLIYPGIIMIDHGHFQYNCISLGFFVAAVTAILNDSFIKSSFLFVLALNYKQMELYHSLPFFFYILGKCRISKTKSLFLSVYILICVSLITLITFTIIWLPFLKDWNTFLHTILRLFPFNRGIFEDKVANVWCTINVLYKLRNIFTNEQLAQICLIITTIAILPICINLYIFPRKEKFIISLINSALAFFLFSFQVHEKSILLVAIPVLLHFHNEPLACFWLLLISHFSMLPLYIKDNLYLVYFVTIIFYFIFITWIWSDLFVYTNECDKCERKLCKAKPNNQKTSNYKVKCSKFFFNFISNLKYYYGYNFIIKILFYSSLLGILILSFFIRYLKPPKKYPDLFALLISVYSCIHFFLFFLYFCYKQFILTDNNSAIKLKIH; this is encoded by the coding sequence ATGAGTGTGCAAACAATAAAAACTGCTCAAACAGAGTACAATaacttatttgaaaaaaaagattttattctcTTAAGCACATTAATTTATCCTGGTATCATAATGATTGATCATGgtcattttcaatataattgtatatcgTTAGGATTTTTTGTAGCTGCTGTAACTGCTATTTTGAATGATTCTTTTATTAAgagttcatttttatttgtattagcattaaattataaacaaatggaattatatcattctttgccctttttcttctatatactTGGAAAGTGTAGAATTAGTAAGACtaaatctttgtttttatcggTCTATATACTAATTTGTGTCTCattaataactctaataacatttactattatttgGTTACCTTTCCTTAAAGATTGGAACACTTTTTTACATACGATTTTACGATTATTCCCATTTAACAGAGGTATATTCGAAGATAAAGTTGCTAATGTATGGTGTACAATTAACGTTCTTTATAAATTACGTAATATCTTTACAAATGAGCAATTAGCACAAATCTgtttgataataacaacaattgcTATTCTACCGATttgcattaatttatatatatttccgagaaaagaaaaatttataatttctctcATAAATTCAGCCTtagcattttttttgttttcttttcaagttCATGAAAAGTCTATTCTTTTGGTAGCAATTCCAGTATTActtcattttcataatgaaCCTTTAGCATGTTTttggttattattaatttctcattttaGTATGTTACcattgtatataaaagataatttatatcttgtttactttgtaacaataatattttattttatttttatcacttGGATATGGTCAGATCTATTTGTCTATACAAATGAATGTGataaatgtgaaagaaaattgtGTAAAGCAAAACCAAATAATCAGAAGACATCAAACTATAAAGTCAAGTGcagtaaattctttttcaattttatatctaacttaaagtattattatggatataatttcattataaaaattttattttacagttCTTTACTaggaatattaattttatccttttttattcgttatttaaaGCCACCTAAGAAATATCCAGATCTGTttgcattattaatatctgtatattcatgcattcatttttttcttttctttttgtatttctgttataaacaatttatactTACAGATAATAATTCTgcaatcaaattaaaaatacattga
- the LOC124946626 gene encoding dolichyl pyrophosphate Man9GlcNAc2 alpha-1,3-glucosyltransferase isoform X1 yields MLRGSMQVVLIFIFALILRWCVTYHSYSGQEKPPMYGDYEAQRHWQEITLNLPVLKWYVNMTDNDLEYWGLDYPPLTAYHSFLLGYIANATNPSYVQLHKSRGISSPDHKYFMRMTVLCSDAMIFLPAMIWR; encoded by the exons atgctGCGTGGATCTATGCAAGTAGTtctcatctttatttttgcaCTCATTTTAAGATGGTGCGTTACTTATCATTCGTACAGTGGCCAAGAAAAACCTCCTATGTATGGAGATTATGAAGCTCAACGACATTGGCAAGAAATAACTCTAAATTTGCCTGTCCTAAAATGGTACGTCAATATGACGGACAATGATCTTGAATATTGGGGCTTAGACTATCCTCCCTTGACTGCGTATCATAGTTTCTTATTAGGTTATATCGCTAATGCGACTAATCCATCGTATGTCCAATTACACAAATCTAGAGGAATATCTTCTCCagatcataaatatttcatgaGAATGACTGTTCTTTGTTCAGATGCTATGATTTTTTTGCCAGCAATGATATG gaGGTAA
- the LOC124946626 gene encoding bolA-like protein 2 isoform X3 — protein MPYTEDYIKNKLITKLSASHVEVTDQSDGCGAKFSVVVVSNVFEGKTLLQRHRLVNSALEEELKTIHAFSQKTLTSEQWKKQQT, from the exons ATGCCATATACTGaggattatataaaaaataaactaatcaCAAAATTGAGTGCTTCGCACGTg gaGGTAACCGATCAATCTGATGGTTGTGGTGCTAAGTTTTCTGTGGTTGTCGTTTCTAATGTATTTGAAGGCAAAACTTTGTTACAACGACATAG gtTGGTAAATTCAGCTCTAGAAGAAGAATTGAAAACAATCCATGCATTTTCACAAAAAACTCTAACATCAGAACAGTGGAAGAAACAACAaacttaa
- the LOC124946626 gene encoding probable dolichyl pyrophosphate Man9GlcNAc2 alpha-1,3-glucosyltransferase isoform X2 codes for MYGDYEAQRHWQEITLNLPVLKWYVNMTDNDLEYWGLDYPPLTAYHSFLLGYIANATNPSYVQLHKSRGISSPDHKYFMRMTVLCSDAMIFLPAMIWR; via the exons ATGTATGGAGATTATGAAGCTCAACGACATTGGCAAGAAATAACTCTAAATTTGCCTGTCCTAAAATGGTACGTCAATATGACGGACAATGATCTTGAATATTGGGGCTTAGACTATCCTCCCTTGACTGCGTATCATAGTTTCTTATTAGGTTATATCGCTAATGCGACTAATCCATCGTATGTCCAATTACACAAATCTAGAGGAATATCTTCTCCagatcataaatatttcatgaGAATGACTGTTCTTTGTTCAGATGCTATGATTTTTTTGCCAGCAATGATATG gaGGTAA